From one Nitrosococcus halophilus Nc 4 genomic stretch:
- a CDS encoding SDR family NAD(P)-dependent oxidoreductase, translated as MKKTALITGGNSGIGFATARKLQKKGYQVYIVGRNSEKVQQAASELGVESLVADMGQLADIESLAAPFRNSGLDVLVNNAGIAQPVPIEAYDGDVFDRLFYTNVRGPLFLIKNLLSAVEKRSGSITTVSSIITQRGASGFSLYAATKGAVNAFTKNLAVELAPRGVRVNAVCPGAIETPIFSKMGIPSEQLGAAKEQLLSTIPLRRFGSSEEVANVIVAQLEATYVTGSVWDIDGGVNT; from the coding sequence ATGAAAAAAACAGCACTTATTACCGGAGGTAACTCGGGAATTGGTTTCGCAACCGCCCGGAAATTACAAAAAAAAGGATATCAGGTCTATATTGTTGGTCGTAACTCTGAGAAAGTGCAACAAGCTGCTTCCGAGCTTGGAGTAGAGTCCCTGGTTGCGGATATGGGGCAACTAGCAGATATTGAATCCCTTGCAGCACCCTTTAGAAATAGCGGTCTTGATGTGCTAGTGAATAATGCCGGTATTGCCCAGCCGGTTCCCATTGAAGCCTATGATGGGGATGTTTTTGATCGACTTTTTTATACTAATGTTCGGGGGCCGTTATTTTTAATAAAAAATTTGTTATCTGCAGTTGAAAAAAGAAGTGGTAGTATCACTACGGTTTCTTCGATTATTACCCAGCGAGGGGCGTCAGGTTTTTCACTATATGCGGCGACGAAAGGGGCCGTTAATGCATTTACAAAAAATTTAGCGGTAGAACTAGCTCCGCGAGGTGTTCGGGTTAATGCGGTCTGCCCAGGGGCCATTGAGACGCCAATTTTTTCTAAGATGGGAATTCCCTCAGAGCAACTTGGAGCTGCGAAAGAGCAACTGCTGTCGACAATTCCACTAAGACGCTTTGGCAGTTCTGAGGAAGTAGCCAATGTGATTGTAGCACAACTTGAGGCAACCTATGTGACCGGCTCAGTTTGGGATATCGATGGTGGGGTCAATACATAG
- a CDS encoding response regulator: protein MRRLLRIFRGPIGFRQQLVLTFTIGILCLALFSSFAISTLSSRTVRTTLIEQGRRATETFATQSTLALLYQSADNAKEAANATLAFPDIQGVAIYDLEYQVLLSKGQKALPPGDNVQWPKQLWLERETEKAWYFVAPVYTRQGNTEQEESPFIANPPDPELIGFVRVVMGKDTLKTLATDILHGNLLVSIALAAVLLLVLLGITARITTPLRNLAETMRQAQLGEKQVRAEMDGPKDIMDMESAFNTMMTVLEAREQELKRARDAALESARIKGEFAANVSHELRTPLNGVLGMLELLRNMGLTPKQREYVQVACNSGETLLELIGNILDFSRIESGRFKLDPADFYLQEILDDAIGLLAGQAQRKDLDLGYVVAKNVPPSLRGDATRIRQILINLMGNAVKFTEQGEVSVEVQLLEKTAKKLVLLFEVKDTGIGIPIEFQKHIFEAFSQADSSTTRKYGGTGLGLAICRQLVDLMGGDIGVESKFGGGSRFWFTVPLEEAVALQERRDLNRANVAGLRLLIVDDSTVSRRFLEQTFSFWGMYHGSAENGQQALKMLRSAAIQGRAYDLALIDENMPGMEGVDLVHRIAESPQISSVKIILMGRQHQPTVDVSHLPGVVNYIAKPVQQSPLYNAIVTTVKQSGKGQPELPLAAMEEPSFANRYILVVEDNRVNQQVAVGMLKRFGCHVEVAANGQEALDLVARKSYDLVLMDCHMPRMDGYEATRRIRSLEAGKVQVPIIAMTANVREGDSDKCLSVGMNDYLPKPLRLNLLRDKLQYWLCLSSSSTTSVDSSGTQLESLDDETPLDPEVFNQLRASVGDTFSRMIEVFLEDTPIYLDLLRKAIIENGTKELRDMAHSIKGSAKNFGAARLASVAKQLEELGRSGSTKGARELLAVLVSEYSLVKEALQQEIQPESYGAMDKRPSRVLIVDDDRAMRMALRNVLEEGGYRIEEAVNGEQALAFCRRQMPDLVLMDAVMPLLDGFKACTQIRDMPGSRHTPVLIITALDDEHSIEQAFSAGATDYIPKPLHFGVLRQRVARLLDASRAEKHVHQLAYHDSLTGLPNRALFRKHLEKLLNRVHSEKRMFAILFLDLDRFKLVNDTLGHDVGDLLLKAAADRIVHCLRSGDMVARLGGDEFTVILEEISSSEVAEGVATKICGVLSKPFAFLGQEMYISTSIGISLYPNDGEDTSTLIKHADTAMFRAKEQGNSYQFYEEGMETAAARRLVLEADLRRALDKKEFTVCYQPQVELSTGKLIGMEALIRWHHPERGLVSPSEFIPLAEETGLIVSIGKWVLREACVQMQSWLRQGFGPFRIAVNVSGRELEKGDLVDKIIAVLEETGLSPELLELEITESVVMKCADAAIPKFRKLREMGIKLAIDDFGTGYSSLNYLKRFPVDTLKVDRCFVRDIMDNSDDAAIIVGIIALAHSLRLKVVAEGVETHGQEAFLKEHHCDSIQGFYLSQPLSANGIEQTILHRHRKGYPLSSKVYPLRTKGTV, encoded by the coding sequence GTGAGGCGATTGTTACGGATTTTTCGTGGACCAATAGGATTCCGTCAGCAATTGGTACTCACTTTTACTATCGGAATTCTTTGTTTGGCCTTGTTTTCATCTTTCGCCATTTCAACCCTATCGAGTCGCACTGTTCGTACTACTCTGATTGAGCAGGGGCGCCGTGCTACTGAGACTTTTGCTACCCAAAGCACGCTCGCCTTACTCTACCAAAGCGCCGATAATGCCAAGGAGGCCGCCAACGCAACGTTAGCTTTCCCGGATATTCAAGGCGTGGCCATTTACGATTTGGAATATCAAGTATTGCTTTCTAAGGGGCAAAAAGCTTTGCCGCCAGGAGATAATGTACAGTGGCCGAAACAGTTGTGGCTAGAGCGAGAAACAGAAAAAGCATGGTACTTCGTGGCGCCAGTTTATACCCGCCAGGGGAATACTGAACAGGAAGAATCGCCCTTTATAGCCAATCCCCCTGATCCGGAACTAATAGGTTTTGTCCGGGTAGTCATGGGCAAAGATACCTTAAAGACTTTAGCAACGGATATCTTACATGGCAATTTGTTGGTGTCCATCGCCCTAGCGGCAGTATTATTGCTTGTCTTGCTTGGGATTACGGCGCGGATAACCACGCCCTTGAGGAACTTAGCGGAGACCATGAGGCAGGCTCAATTAGGTGAGAAGCAAGTGCGCGCTGAGATGGATGGTCCTAAGGATATTATGGATATGGAGAGTGCCTTTAATACGATGATGACTGTTCTAGAGGCACGGGAACAGGAATTGAAAAGGGCTCGCGATGCTGCTTTGGAGTCTGCCCGCATTAAAGGAGAGTTTGCGGCCAATGTCAGCCATGAACTTCGTACTCCTCTCAATGGAGTGCTAGGCATGCTTGAGTTGTTGCGCAATATGGGATTGACTCCTAAGCAGCGAGAGTATGTTCAGGTGGCATGCAACTCGGGAGAGACCCTATTAGAACTCATCGGCAATATATTGGATTTTTCCCGTATCGAATCAGGAAGATTTAAGCTCGATCCGGCTGATTTTTACTTACAAGAAATTTTGGATGATGCTATCGGTTTGCTTGCTGGTCAAGCCCAGCGAAAAGATTTGGATCTAGGTTATGTGGTGGCTAAAAATGTCCCTCCATCGCTACGGGGCGATGCGACCCGAATTCGGCAAATCCTTATTAATTTAATGGGCAATGCAGTCAAATTCACCGAACAAGGGGAGGTGTCGGTCGAGGTCCAGCTTCTTGAGAAAACAGCAAAAAAATTAGTGCTGCTGTTTGAAGTAAAGGACACTGGAATCGGCATTCCGATAGAATTTCAGAAACACATTTTCGAGGCCTTTTCCCAAGCGGATAGTTCCACTACACGTAAGTACGGAGGTACGGGCTTAGGTTTAGCTATCTGCCGCCAGTTAGTGGACTTAATGGGGGGAGATATTGGGGTAGAGAGCAAGTTCGGCGGAGGGAGCAGGTTTTGGTTTACTGTACCGTTGGAAGAAGCGGTGGCACTTCAAGAACGGCGGGACCTCAATAGGGCCAATGTGGCTGGATTGCGGTTATTGATTGTGGATGACAGCACCGTAAGTCGCCGTTTTTTAGAACAGACCTTTAGCTTTTGGGGAATGTACCATGGTAGCGCTGAGAATGGGCAACAGGCCCTAAAGATGTTACGCAGTGCCGCGATTCAGGGTCGGGCCTATGATCTTGCCCTTATTGATGAAAATATGCCAGGTATGGAGGGAGTGGATCTGGTGCATCGGATTGCCGAATCTCCCCAGATTTCATCCGTTAAAATCATACTAATGGGGCGTCAGCACCAGCCTACAGTTGATGTTTCCCACTTACCTGGGGTAGTGAACTATATCGCTAAGCCGGTGCAGCAGTCTCCCTTATATAATGCTATTGTGACCACGGTTAAACAAAGCGGGAAGGGACAGCCAGAACTTCCGCTCGCGGCAATGGAAGAACCGAGTTTCGCCAATCGTTATATCTTGGTGGTGGAAGATAATCGGGTGAATCAGCAGGTGGCTGTCGGGATGTTAAAGCGGTTTGGTTGCCATGTGGAAGTGGCGGCTAATGGGCAAGAAGCATTGGATCTAGTGGCCCGTAAATCCTACGATTTAGTGCTGATGGATTGCCATATGCCGCGGATGGACGGCTATGAGGCGACTCGTCGGATTCGGAGCTTGGAAGCTGGCAAAGTGCAGGTACCCATTATTGCCATGACCGCCAATGTTCGAGAAGGTGACAGTGATAAGTGTCTCTCGGTAGGTATGAACGACTACTTGCCAAAACCCCTCCGGCTAAATTTATTGCGAGACAAACTACAGTATTGGTTGTGCTTAAGTTCTTCAAGCACAACTAGCGTAGATTCCTCAGGTACTCAACTAGAAAGTCTGGATGATGAGACTCCATTAGATCCAGAGGTATTCAATCAGCTTCGTGCCAGTGTAGGTGACACCTTTTCTAGAATGATTGAGGTCTTTCTTGAGGATACCCCCATCTATCTGGACTTGCTGCGAAAAGCGATCATTGAAAACGGAACTAAGGAACTCAGGGATATGGCCCATAGCATTAAGGGCAGTGCTAAGAATTTTGGGGCCGCCCGGCTTGCTTCTGTGGCTAAGCAATTAGAAGAGTTGGGGCGCTCCGGTTCCACCAAAGGGGCTAGAGAATTATTAGCGGTGTTAGTTTCGGAATATTCCCTGGTTAAAGAAGCACTACAACAGGAAATTCAGCCGGAATCTTATGGCGCTATGGACAAGAGACCATCGCGGGTGCTCATCGTCGACGACGATCGGGCCATGCGCATGGCTTTGCGTAATGTATTGGAAGAGGGCGGTTACCGGATTGAGGAGGCGGTAAACGGCGAGCAGGCGCTTGCATTTTGTAGACGGCAGATGCCGGACCTTGTTCTGATGGATGCGGTCATGCCGCTATTAGATGGCTTCAAGGCCTGCACTCAAATACGGGATATGCCGGGCAGTAGGCACACGCCGGTATTAATCATTACTGCTTTGGATGATGAGCATTCCATTGAGCAAGCTTTTTCCGCGGGTGCGACCGATTATATCCCCAAGCCATTGCACTTTGGTGTATTACGGCAGCGGGTGGCCCGCCTGCTCGATGCCAGCCGCGCTGAGAAACATGTTCATCAACTTGCTTATCATGATTCATTAACTGGTTTGCCAAACCGCGCCCTGTTTCGTAAGCATCTTGAGAAGTTGTTGAACCGGGTTCATTCTGAGAAAAGAATGTTTGCAATTCTATTTCTTGATCTAGACCGCTTCAAACTTGTTAATGATACCCTCGGCCATGACGTGGGTGATTTACTGCTGAAGGCGGCCGCTGATCGCATTGTGCATTGTCTCCGCTCTGGGGACATGGTGGCTCGGCTAGGGGGTGATGAATTCACGGTAATCTTGGAAGAGATTAGTTCGTCCGAGGTTGCGGAAGGAGTGGCCACTAAAATTTGCGGTGTGCTTTCTAAGCCCTTTGCTTTTTTGGGGCAGGAAATGTATATCAGCACCAGCATTGGCATTTCCCTCTATCCTAATGATGGCGAAGATACTAGCACGCTCATTAAGCATGCTGATACTGCAATGTTCCGTGCTAAGGAGCAAGGCAATAGCTACCAATTTTATGAAGAAGGTATGGAAACGGCGGCCGCTAGGCGGTTAGTCTTGGAGGCGGATCTGCGCCGGGCGCTGGATAAAAAGGAGTTTACTGTCTGTTATCAGCCGCAAGTGGAGCTGAGCACTGGAAAGCTCATCGGCATGGAAGCGCTCATACGTTGGCATCATCCAGAACGTGGCCTGGTTTCGCCATCCGAGTTTATCCCCCTAGCGGAAGAGACCGGGCTTATCGTGTCCATTGGCAAATGGGTGTTGCGAGAGGCCTGTGTCCAAATGCAGTCCTGGTTACGGCAAGGATTTGGACCTTTCCGTATTGCGGTGAATGTCTCGGGACGAGAGTTGGAAAAGGGGGATCTGGTAGATAAGATTATAGCGGTCCTGGAAGAAACGGGTTTGTCCCCAGAACTGCTAGAGCTTGAGATTACTGAAAGCGTGGTCATGAAATGCGCCGATGCAGCCATACCTAAGTTCCGTAAGTTGAGGGAAATGGGGATCAAGTTGGCGATTGATGATTTCGGTACGGGTTATTCCTCGTTAAATTATTTGAAACGTTTTCCCGTCGATACATTAAAAGTTGACCGCTGTTTTGTCCGCGACATCATGGATAATTCCGATGATGCTGCAATTATTGTCGGGATTATTGCGTTAGCCCATAGTCTGCGTTTGAAAGTGGTTGCCGAAGGGGTGGAAACCCATGGGCAGGAAGCCTTCCTTAAAGAGCACCATTGTGATTCGATTCAAGGTTTTTACCTGAGCCAGCCCTTATCAGCAAACGGGATTGAACAAACAATTCTGCACCGGCATAGGAAAGGATATCCTCTTTCGTCAAAGGTGTACCCCCTCCGGACAAAGGGCACGGTTTAG
- a CDS encoding TonB-dependent receptor plug domain-containing protein, with translation MAQNLGQEDEETMDFVYGSEDMISLATGKQKPVPRAPAVATVITAEDIKEIGATDLDEVLETIPGLHVARAPQGYNPIYSFRGIFSQFNPQVLVLINGIPITNLFHGDRNQIWGGMPLQAISRIEVIRGPGSAIYGADAFAGVINVITKTKQDIKGTEVGVRAGSFSTWDAWALHGGSWGGFDIAVMLEYGDTNGQREIIDADAQTFFDDVFGTNASLAPGPVNLQRENFDARLDITREHWRLRAGLQRRRNFETGAGVAEALDPNGQFASDRWNVDLTYHNPEFFTKNWDVMAQLSYLDTTQEVQQDVRLFPPGADFGAVPGVDFPEGVIGNPEVFERHARFNISAFYKGFDKHQLRVGTGFYYGDLYKVKETKNFLQDPITGLPQPLGSLRDVTGDLSLVFLREENRKNYYFFMQEVWNFANDWELTAGLRYDHFSDFGHTVNPRLALVWLTRYNLTTKFLYGRAFRAPSFAELFNINNPVTLGNPDLDPETIETIELAFDYRPTDELHFALSLFHYQWDDIIQFVSEPGVAGHIARNAGEQTGFGMELEADWGLTDDFHLLGNYAFQQSTDEKTDENAGNAPHHQIYLRADWEFLPDWHLNPQLNWIIDRSRVAGDNRLEIDDYSIFDLTLRRMVLKEHWEIAFSVRNLFDSDAREPSPVSSPKTFIPHDLPLAGRSFFGEVRLRF, from the coding sequence ATGGCTCAGAACCTGGGGCAGGAAGATGAGGAGACCATGGATTTTGTTTATGGTAGTGAGGATATGATTTCCCTTGCTACCGGAAAGCAAAAACCTGTTCCTAGGGCACCTGCGGTAGCAACGGTCATTACAGCCGAAGACATTAAAGAGATTGGTGCAACAGACTTAGATGAAGTGCTGGAAACTATACCAGGGTTGCATGTGGCAAGAGCCCCCCAGGGATACAATCCTATTTATAGTTTTCGCGGGATATTTTCACAATTCAATCCCCAGGTGCTGGTTTTAATTAATGGTATTCCTATTACCAATTTATTCCATGGAGATCGGAACCAAATCTGGGGCGGGATGCCGCTACAAGCCATTTCCCGCATTGAGGTGATCCGGGGGCCGGGATCGGCAATTTACGGAGCTGACGCCTTTGCCGGTGTGATTAATGTCATCACCAAGACTAAGCAAGACATAAAAGGGACCGAGGTGGGCGTGCGCGCAGGGAGTTTTAGTACGTGGGATGCTTGGGCATTGCATGGAGGGAGTTGGGGTGGCTTTGATATAGCGGTAATGCTGGAGTATGGTGATACCAATGGTCAGCGAGAGATTATCGATGCGGACGCTCAAACTTTCTTTGATGATGTTTTCGGTACTAATGCTTCCCTTGCTCCTGGTCCCGTGAATTTGCAGCGGGAGAATTTCGATGCTCGCTTGGATATCACGCGGGAGCATTGGCGCCTACGGGCAGGTTTACAACGGCGGCGGAATTTCGAAACCGGTGCCGGTGTGGCAGAAGCCCTGGATCCTAACGGACAATTTGCCAGCGACCGATGGAATGTGGATTTGACTTATCATAATCCGGAGTTTTTTACTAAGAATTGGGATGTCATGGCGCAACTCAGTTATTTGGATACGACTCAGGAAGTTCAACAGGATGTCCGGTTATTTCCACCAGGAGCAGATTTTGGCGCAGTCCCTGGAGTAGATTTTCCAGAGGGTGTGATTGGCAATCCGGAAGTATTTGAGCGTCATGCTCGCTTTAATATTTCAGCTTTCTATAAGGGATTTGATAAACACCAGTTGCGTGTCGGTACTGGATTTTATTATGGTGATCTTTATAAGGTTAAGGAAACTAAAAATTTTCTCCAGGATCCTATAACCGGGTTACCACAACCTCTTGGAAGCTTAAGAGATGTTACGGGAGACTTGTCTCTTGTCTTCCTACGCGAGGAAAATCGCAAAAATTATTATTTCTTCATGCAGGAAGTTTGGAATTTTGCTAATGATTGGGAGCTTACAGCCGGCTTGCGTTATGATCATTTCTCGGATTTTGGTCATACCGTCAACCCCCGCCTCGCCCTGGTTTGGCTGACCCGCTATAACCTGACCACCAAATTTCTCTATGGGCGGGCTTTTCGTGCTCCTTCTTTCGCTGAATTATTCAATATTAATAACCCTGTAACCTTAGGTAATCCTGACTTGGACCCGGAAACTATTGAAACGATAGAGTTGGCTTTTGATTATCGGCCAACGGATGAGCTGCACTTTGCCTTGAGCTTATTTCATTATCAATGGGACGATATCATCCAATTTGTGTCCGAGCCGGGGGTTGCTGGACATATCGCCCGAAATGCGGGTGAACAGACTGGTTTTGGTATGGAGCTGGAAGCTGATTGGGGGCTCACTGATGATTTTCATTTATTAGGCAACTATGCGTTTCAACAGTCGACGGATGAAAAGACAGACGAAAACGCAGGCAATGCACCTCATCATCAGATTTATTTGCGTGCAGACTGGGAATTTTTACCTGACTGGCACTTAAATCCCCAGCTTAACTGGATTATAGATCGATCCCGTGTCGCCGGTGATAATCGACTTGAAATCGACGATTACAGTATTTTTGATTTAACCCTCCGTCGGATGGTTCTGAAGGAGCATTGGGAAATCGCTTTTTCGGTGCGTAATCTATTTGATTCTGATGCCCGTGAGCCTAGCCCAGTAAGCAGTCCGAAAACGTTTATCCCCCATGACTTACCGTTAGCAGGGAGAAGCTTTTTTGGAGAGGTTCGGTTACGTTTTTAG
- a CDS encoding ABC transporter substrate-binding protein, which yields MVPAAFASPSPVAVIYPEIREPYRSVFLSIINGIKKRLKTPIDAYALEKDYNIVMLRERLERAEIQVIIALGGRGLLAARKLQSMFKVVVGAVLVAPDGTELTGISLTPDPQTFFQKIKELTPDVKRVTVIYEQGYSDWLIERAEESIRNYNLKLNALPAKNFREAATLYRDVLSQLESETDAIWLLQDSILDEQAVLPLILQEAWERNLVVFSSNLSHLKRGVLFALYPDNENMGRSLAEIALKQIQNGDNIPLSVMPLRDLLIAVNIRTAEHLGLKLTSQMKREFDLIFPLQ from the coding sequence ATGGTGCCGGCGGCATTTGCCAGTCCATCACCGGTGGCCGTTATCTATCCAGAAATCCGTGAGCCTTACCGGAGCGTCTTTCTAAGCATTATCAACGGTATAAAAAAAAGATTAAAGACACCAATAGATGCTTATGCGCTAGAAAAAGACTATAACATTGTGATGTTAAGAGAAAGGCTTGAAAGAGCAGAAATACAAGTGATTATTGCTCTTGGAGGGCGCGGCTTGTTAGCAGCAAGAAAATTACAATCCATGTTTAAAGTAGTCGTAGGTGCAGTGTTGGTTGCTCCCGACGGTACAGAATTGACAGGGATTTCGTTGACTCCGGATCCGCAAACTTTCTTTCAGAAAATTAAAGAGCTTACACCTGATGTTAAGAGAGTTACGGTAATTTACGAGCAAGGTTACAGTGATTGGCTTATCGAGCGGGCTGAAGAGAGCATTAGAAACTATAATTTAAAACTCAATGCATTGCCAGCAAAAAATTTTCGTGAGGCGGCAACTTTGTACCGCGATGTCCTGAGTCAATTAGAAAGTGAAACAGATGCCATTTGGTTGTTACAAGATAGTATCCTTGATGAACAGGCGGTTTTGCCATTGATATTGCAAGAAGCCTGGGAGAGAAATTTAGTCGTATTCTCTAGCAATTTATCTCATTTAAAAAGGGGAGTTCTTTTTGCTTTATACCCGGACAATGAGAATATGGGACGCAGCCTCGCCGAGATTGCCTTAAAGCAGATCCAAAATGGTGACAATATTCCTTTAAGTGTCATGCCTTTGCGCGATCTTTTGATTGCTGTCAATATTCGTACCGCTGAGCACCTAGGGCTTAAACTGACAAGTCAGATGAAGCGGGAATTTGATTTGATTTTTCCGCTGCAATAG